The nucleotide sequence GTAATTATCTAAATAGTTGTCATATAGCTGTTGAAAAAATTCATGACCGTCCCCGCAGTGGTTCCCCCTATCGTGTTCGCATTGATATAACTGTACCTCCAAGTCATGAACTGGTGGCGGAAAGTAATCCCGCCGAGCAAAATCAATATGTTGAACTAGATAGAGTCATTCGGGATGCTTTTAGTAAAGCCGAGCGGCAAGTTAAAGAACTTTCCCGACAACAACGCGACAGTGATCAAGCGAAATCCGGTGCAGCCCAAGATACAGAAGCTTTAGTGGTTAGGCTATTTCCCGAGCAAGATTATGGCTTTCTAAAAACTTTAGACGGTGAAGAAATTTACTTCCATCGCAATAGTGTCCTTCATAATGACTTTGAGCGTTTAGCGGTTGGTACTGGTGTACGATATTCGGCCATCGAAGATGATCAAGGGCCCAGAGCTACCACAGTACAAATTGTCGATAAACCGGGTGCGAATGTTGGCAAATCTGATATCAACCTTGTTGAGCCGCCTTTGGGCTGGGAGTAGTATTAATATATTAATCAAACGCCCTAACCCCGAAGGTTGGGCGAAGTTTCTGTTTAAATTTGACTAAAGTTTATGGTTATTTTTAGGGGATTTTTGACGCTTAAAAACGGTTCCTATTCCCAGTGCTGTTGCCGCGCCTAAAAGTGTCAAAGGTTCAGGACTAACTTCGGACATCAAATCGTTGTGTTTAATCGAGAGTGCATAACTCCTACCAACCTCAAAACCCAAAAAATCTGCAAAAAGTTATAATAACTATAGCCTTTACAATGACCGTTGCAATGGTTGACATCCCCCTTTTGGTAGAAAAATAGAGCGGCAGGAACAGGATGAAGACCTTTTGACAATATATTCCCTTTGCGCCTTTGCACCTTTGCGCGAAACACAAACACCCCAAAACCCTATGGCAAACGCTATTATATGAAGGACTGTTAAGTTTTGCTTGCTTCATGTCTAACCCCAATCGTATTCGCATTCGCGGCGCAAGACAACACAATCTCAAAAACATCGATCTCGAACTCCCCCGAGATCAACTGATCGTCTTTACTGGGGTATCCGGTTCAGGAAAATCATCCCTCGCCTTTGACACCATATTTGCCGAAGGACAACGCCGCTACGTTGAGTCTCTCAGCGCCTATGCAAGACAATTTTTAGGACAATTAGACAAACCCGATGTAGACGCAATTGAAGGACTCAGTCCGGCCATTTCCATCGATCAAAAGTCCACCTCCCATAACCCACGTTCCACAGTAGGCACCGTTACCGAAATATACGACTATCTCAGACTCCTTTTCGGACGCGCAGGAGAACCCCATTGTCCCCACTGTGATCGCAATATTGCCCCCCAAACCATCGATCAAATGTGTGATCGGGTGATGGAACTCCCAGAACGCACCCGCTTTCAAATACTCTCTCCTGTGGTTCGAGGAAAAAAAGGCACTCACAAGCAACTCTTATCTAGTCTCGTCTCTCAAGGGTTCGTCCGCATTAGAATTGATGGGGAAGTGCGGGAATTAACCGATGATATTGAATTAGATAAAAATTACAAACACGATATCGAGATTGTTGTTGATCGCTTAATCAAAAAGCCAGGGGTAGAGGAACGCTTAGTAGATTCTTTAACCACCTGTTTGCGGCACTCTACAGGAATTGCTGTTATTGAAATCTTAGAGGAACCCTCGCAAGACGCGCACTTTTCCCATTATGAAGAAAATCATACCACAAACGGAAAAAATCCGCAAGCCGCTACAACCAAAAAACCCCAAGAAATTATCTTTTCAGAAAACTTCGCTTGTCCGGAACATGGCGCAGTCATGGAGGAATTATCACCGAGATTATTCTCCTTTAATTCCCCTTATGGAGCTTGTCCTCATTGTCATGGTTTAGGCTGTCTAAAAACCTTTTCTCCCGAGCTAATTATTCCTGACCCCAAGCAACCCGTATATAGTGCCATTGCCCCTTGGTCAGATAAAGACAATTCTTATTATCTTTCCCTGTTGTATAGTGTGGGGAAAAGTTGCGGCTTTGAGATCAAAACCCCTTGGAATAAATTAACCGAAGAACAACAAACTATTTTATTGTATGGAAGAGATGAGCCGATCTGGTTTGAGGGAGAGTCTCGCCATAAAAGTAAAGGTCATTTCCTGAATTTTTCGGGAATCATCAACATTTTAGATCGTTCTTATCAAGATACTGGTTCAGATTTAATTAAACAAAAACTGGAAAAATATATCGTTAATCAACCCTGTGAAGTGTGTCAAGGAAAACGACTCAAACCTGAAGCCTTGGCCGTCAGATTAGGACAATATCGGATTATTGATTTAACTGATGTTTCGATTCGAGACTGTTTAGAAAGAATCAACGATTTAAAACTCAGCCCCAGGCAGGCCGTTATCGGACAACTCGCCCTCAAAGAAATCATTGCACGCCTACAATTTCTCATGGATGTCGGCTTAGATTATTTAACCCTAAATCGAGCGGCTATGACTTTATCTGGCGGCGAAGCGCAACGCATCAGATTAGCGACTCAAATCGGTTCAGGATTAACCGGAGTATTATATGTCTTAGATGAACCCAGTATCGGACTCCATCAACGGGACAATGGACGGTTATTAAATACGCTGAAAAAACTGCGAAACTTAGGCAATACTTTAATCGTTGTGGAACATGATGAAGACACCATCCGCACTGCTGATTATTTGGTGGATATTGGCCCAAAAGCGGGAAGACATGGCGGCGAAATTGTCTGTCAAGGCAATCTAGAAACTTTACTCAATACAGAAACCTCTTTAACCGGGGCTTATTTATCGGGGCGTAGGGTAATAGAAACTCCCCCGACTAGAAGACAAGGAAATGGCTCATTTCTGCTGTTAAAAGACTGTTATCAGAATAACCTTAAACACATTGATGTAGAAATTCCTCTCGGGAAATTGGTCTGTATTACGGGGGTATCGGGTTCGGGAAAATCTACCCTAATTAATGAATTATTATATCCCGCGTTACAGCATTATTTATCTCGCACAGTTCCCTTACCGAAACAGTTAGGAGTCATAAAAGGATTAGAAGAAGTTGATAAAGTCATTGTGATTGATCAATCTCCCATTGGTAGAACTCCCCGTTCTAATCCTGCCACTTATACAGGCGTATTTGATAGCATTCGAGAAATATTTGCCCTAACAGTAGAAGCCAAATCTAGAGGTTATAAACCCGGACAATTTTCTTTTAATGTCAAAGGAGGAAGATGTGAAGCTTGCGCCGGACAAGGGGTAAATGTGATTGAAATGAACTTTTTACCGGATGTCTATGTGCAATGTGAAGTGTGTAAAGGTGCGCGTTATAGTCGGGAAACTTTACAGGTGAAATATAAGGGCTATTCTATCGCGGATGTGTTAGATATGACGGTAGACGAAGCGTTAGAAGTCTTTCAAAATATTCCCAGGGCAGTCAACCGTTTACAGACTTTAGTAGATGTAGGATTAGGTTATGTTAAATTAGGACAAAGTGCCCCGACTTTATCGGGAGGAGAAGCGCAACGAGTCAAGTTAGCCTCAGAATTATCGCGCCGCGCCACAGGAAAAACATTATATTTAATTGATGAACCCACCACAGGATTATCATTTTATGATGTGCATCATTTGTTAAATGTATTACAGAGATTAGTAGACAAAGGCAATTCGATTATTGTGATCGAACATAATTTAGATGTGATTCGTTGTGCAGATTGGATTATCGATTTAGGTCCAGAAGGAGGAGATAGGGGAGGAGAAATTATTGCCGAAGGAACCCCCGAAGAAGTGGCACTGAATGATAGCTCTTATACTGGGCAATTTTTGCATACTGTTTTAAAACAACACCCGCCAAAAATGATTGAAACTTAAAAAATTGGATGGAGACACAACTCATCCAAGGCACTTTGATCAACCGGTTTAAAAATCATTAGGCAGCCTAATTTTGTTTGGCAAAAGGGGTCTATTTAGAGGCTTTTTTGGCAAGTTTTTTGCTTTTAAACACAGTCCCAAAACTGAGGGCTGTTGCTACACCAAGAAGCGTTAGCGGTTCAGGGACAGATTGAACAGGTTGAATTTGATCAAAATATATTGGTTCCGAACCATAGTCTAATGAGTCTGAGTCTTGGCGAACTAGCTCACCGAAAATGTTATATTCTTCAAAGTAAATTACACCACTTAGATCATATTGATCACCGTTGAGCAAAAGAGTATAATTTCCGTATCCTGAAAAACAACCGCCGAATTCGTTACAATAACGACCATCACCAAAACCAAAAGAACCACTACTTTCACCATAAACGCCTACTAAAAAACCTGATTCATCGATATTAAATGAAACCTCGCCCTGTAAGTCAACTATTTCAGGGTCAGGAAAAGAAACGGACGGAATAACTGAAGCTTGAAAATAAGAGGATACATCCGTATAGGGTCCTTGAGGATTAGTATAGGAAAAACTGACGTACCCATTGCCTGAGTCCCTAAAGAAATCAGAAAAAAAATAAAATTGATAATAAGCTTGCTTGGTCACTTCTGCCGCTTGGATAGGTTTTATGGGGGACAAAGCTAAAAGAGAGCAAGAAATAGCTAAAACTGGACTAAATTTGACAAGTTGTTTAAGCATTTTTTTATCTAGTTTATGCAAGTTAAATTGTTTGAAATACTCTCAATATATTAGGAATTACGCACCCAGAAGCTGAAAAAACGATTTTATGTCATTGCTCAGGAGATGCGAAGCAATCTAAAACTGCGATTTTTTCGTTACAGTGCGTAAGCCCTATATATTTCTTGTCCCAGAATTGACGACTTTTGGACAAAAAAATTGCAAGATAAAACTCTTTAGTTAAAATCCAATTAGGTAAGAACCCTAATCAATATTCTATAAGTAAGTTCTTATTTGTCTTCTTCCTATTGGCTTAAGTATATTTACTTTTTGCTCATTTTTTTCGATTTTTCTCCCCTAGAATTCTATTTAAATTGGGACTGACATCTAAAAAATAATTGTTTAAAGTGGAAGATGCGTTAAAAACTTTTATCTTTAAAAAATATGTTGCAAATTTCTCGAAAAATAGCAGTATTTGGACTTGCTATAATGGGATTAAGCATCACTCCAGTTGCCGCTAAATCTTTGACTCTTCAAGAGACAAATCAATCAGCTATGGTGGTTGGTACTGATAATCAAGTCAAACAAGAGGTTAATCAAGTTCTCTCAAATTATTTTGCTATTAATTATGATTTAAACAGTCAAAATTTTCAGATTATTAGCTTGCCAGAAATTGACAATAATTTAAGGATTAAACAATCATCAAAACAAGAAACTTTTATTAGCGGCAGTCAGAATAAAGTAATTCAAAAAAACCAGCAAATTCAAATTAATTATTTTAATATTTCTCTTTTAAATTTACCAAAAAATAATTCAAAAAACAGCAATTTTATTTTACATTTTTTAGATAATATCAGTGATATAAGCGAGAATAATAAACCCATTATAACAGAGCAACTAAGCTCTCAAAAAGTCTTCATTGATGGGGAGGAAAACCAAGTTACACAACAGGTAAATCAAATAGTCATGGGCATCTTTTATTTGAATACAGAATCTTATTTTACCCCCTCAATAACAGAAATTGTTCAAGAGAGTTTTTCGCAAAGTTTAAACCTAGGTAAATCGAACCAAATCACTCAAGAACTCAAGCAAACTTGGCTTGATCTTTTCCTATTTGGAACAGAGGGAGGGAGGGACAGTTTAAGTTTAGATGAATTAATACAGTCAGCTAGTGAAGCGGATCTTTTTTCTGAGATAGAATTACTGATGAATGAAAAAAATTTATTTCCTTACAGCTATAGAGGTCAAACAAGTTAT is from Gloeothece verrucosa PCC 7822 and encodes:
- a CDS encoding HPF/RaiA family ribosome-associated protein → MKIPVEISYRGVEKTDTIETLIDEKVAKLEKFCNYLNSCHIAVEKIHDRPRSGSPYRVRIDITVPPSHELVAESNPAEQNQYVELDRVIRDAFSKAERQVKELSRQQRDSDQAKSGAAQDTEALVVRLFPEQDYGFLKTLDGEEIYFHRNSVLHNDFERLAVGTGVRYSAIEDDQGPRATTVQIVDKPGANVGKSDINLVEPPLGWE
- a CDS encoding PEP-CTERM sorting domain-containing protein — translated: MSEVSPEPLTLLGAATALGIGTVFKRQKSPKNNHKL
- the uvrA gene encoding excinuclease ABC subunit UvrA; protein product: MSNPNRIRIRGARQHNLKNIDLELPRDQLIVFTGVSGSGKSSLAFDTIFAEGQRRYVESLSAYARQFLGQLDKPDVDAIEGLSPAISIDQKSTSHNPRSTVGTVTEIYDYLRLLFGRAGEPHCPHCDRNIAPQTIDQMCDRVMELPERTRFQILSPVVRGKKGTHKQLLSSLVSQGFVRIRIDGEVRELTDDIELDKNYKHDIEIVVDRLIKKPGVEERLVDSLTTCLRHSTGIAVIEILEEPSQDAHFSHYEENHTTNGKNPQAATTKKPQEIIFSENFACPEHGAVMEELSPRLFSFNSPYGACPHCHGLGCLKTFSPELIIPDPKQPVYSAIAPWSDKDNSYYLSLLYSVGKSCGFEIKTPWNKLTEEQQTILLYGRDEPIWFEGESRHKSKGHFLNFSGIINILDRSYQDTGSDLIKQKLEKYIVNQPCEVCQGKRLKPEALAVRLGQYRIIDLTDVSIRDCLERINDLKLSPRQAVIGQLALKEIIARLQFLMDVGLDYLTLNRAAMTLSGGEAQRIRLATQIGSGLTGVLYVLDEPSIGLHQRDNGRLLNTLKKLRNLGNTLIVVEHDEDTIRTADYLVDIGPKAGRHGGEIVCQGNLETLLNTETSLTGAYLSGRRVIETPPTRRQGNGSFLLLKDCYQNNLKHIDVEIPLGKLVCITGVSGSGKSTLINELLYPALQHYLSRTVPLPKQLGVIKGLEEVDKVIVIDQSPIGRTPRSNPATYTGVFDSIREIFALTVEAKSRGYKPGQFSFNVKGGRCEACAGQGVNVIEMNFLPDVYVQCEVCKGARYSRETLQVKYKGYSIADVLDMTVDEALEVFQNIPRAVNRLQTLVDVGLGYVKLGQSAPTLSGGEAQRVKLASELSRRATGKTLYLIDEPTTGLSFYDVHHLLNVLQRLVDKGNSIIVIEHNLDVIRCADWIIDLGPEGGDRGGEIIAEGTPEEVALNDSSYTGQFLHTVLKQHPPKMIET
- a CDS encoding PEP-CTERM sorting domain-containing protein — protein: MLKQLVKFSPVLAISCSLLALSPIKPIQAAEVTKQAYYQFYFFSDFFRDSGNGYVSFSYTNPQGPYTDVSSYFQASVIPSVSFPDPEIVDLQGEVSFNIDESGFLVGVYGESSGSFGFGDGRYCNEFGGCFSGYGNYTLLLNGDQYDLSGVIYFEEYNIFGELVRQDSDSLDYGSEPIYFDQIQPVQSVPEPLTLLGVATALSFGTVFKSKKLAKKASK